In Curtobacterium sp. MCPF17_002, one genomic interval encodes:
- a CDS encoding sodium:proton antiporter, with translation MDTVELLILLVGSLTVTGFARAWGLPAPLLVTAVALAASFLPGLPPMEIDSEVILTVILPPLLYSAALDVSWQSFRGSIKQIRRLGIFLVIVTALVVGAVAYFLIPDMTLPAAILLGAIVAPPDAVSAAAIGRKLGLPRRVMTVLSGESLINDAASLTLVRVFTLIIAGTSLTIWQDLGIFGLAIGVGLVVGGVLGVLVHWIRMRINDPVVETIMSILLPFVAYILAEHLSGSGVIAVVTAGLYIGYNSPKEGYATRLQERPLWTSIDVILEGFVFALIGLQLNTVVHDLIESERSLAQTLTAAGVVLVVVILVRPLFVFESYVRNRFNGRWLRPLRIRISRGHPSLRWLRGTAEPKLNWRELTVISWTGMRGVVTLAAAVSVVASPTEIPAQDTIFIIAFIVTVGTLLLQGLTLPFVIRALKVQDPAEDDEDVRSEMRLNQRTTEAAIELLEKRRPDWSKQFGDEAVNSVVNRLKARLERQAETFRRDAEEEEVEERNTPVRLRGSQIQDIRRELLDRRREIVLEEREKGNLDEEVMRRVLVTLDAEELAMDSAQASRSRS, from the coding sequence ATGGACACCGTCGAGCTCCTCATCCTGCTGGTCGGATCGCTCACGGTGACGGGCTTCGCCCGGGCCTGGGGACTGCCCGCTCCCCTGCTCGTGACGGCCGTCGCGCTGGCCGCGTCGTTCCTGCCGGGGCTGCCGCCGATGGAGATCGACTCCGAGGTGATCCTCACCGTGATCCTGCCGCCGCTGCTCTACTCCGCGGCGCTCGACGTGTCGTGGCAGAGCTTCCGGGGGTCGATCAAGCAGATCCGCCGTCTCGGCATCTTCCTCGTCATCGTCACGGCGCTCGTCGTCGGTGCGGTCGCGTACTTCCTGATCCCGGACATGACGCTCCCCGCCGCGATCCTCCTCGGCGCGATCGTCGCTCCGCCGGACGCCGTGTCCGCGGCCGCGATCGGCCGGAAGCTCGGACTCCCCCGCCGGGTGATGACGGTCCTGTCCGGTGAGAGCCTCATCAACGACGCGGCGTCGCTGACCCTGGTGCGGGTGTTCACGCTCATCATCGCGGGGACGTCGCTGACCATCTGGCAGGACCTCGGGATCTTCGGGCTCGCGATCGGCGTCGGACTCGTCGTCGGCGGCGTCCTCGGGGTGCTCGTGCACTGGATCCGGATGCGCATCAACGACCCGGTGGTCGAGACGATCATGAGCATCCTGCTGCCGTTCGTCGCGTACATCCTCGCCGAGCACCTCTCCGGCTCCGGCGTCATCGCGGTCGTCACCGCCGGCCTCTACATCGGCTACAACTCGCCGAAGGAGGGCTACGCCACCCGCCTGCAGGAGCGGCCGCTGTGGACGAGCATCGACGTCATCCTCGAGGGGTTCGTCTTCGCCCTCATCGGCCTGCAGCTCAACACCGTCGTGCACGACCTCATCGAGAGCGAGCGCAGTCTCGCGCAGACGCTCACCGCCGCCGGGGTGGTGCTCGTCGTCGTCATCCTCGTCCGGCCGCTGTTCGTCTTCGAGTCGTACGTCCGCAACCGCTTCAACGGTCGATGGCTGCGGCCCCTCCGCATCCGGATCTCCCGCGGTCATCCGTCGCTGCGCTGGCTGCGCGGGACGGCGGAACCGAAGCTCAACTGGCGGGAGCTCACCGTCATCTCGTGGACCGGCATGCGCGGCGTGGTCACCCTCGCCGCCGCGGTGTCCGTCGTCGCGAGCCCGACGGAGATCCCCGCGCAGGACACCATCTTCATCATCGCGTTCATCGTCACGGTCGGCACGCTCCTGCTGCAGGGGCTCACCCTGCCGTTCGTCATCCGCGCCCTCAAGGTGCAGGACCCGGCGGAGGACGACGAGGACGTCCGCAGCGAGATGCGCCTCAACCAGCGCACCACCGAGGCGGCGATCGAGCTACTCGAGAAGCGCCGTCCGGACTGGTCGAAGCAGTTCGGTGACGAGGCCGTGAACTCGGTCGTCAACCGGCTCAAGGCGCGTCTCGAGCGACAGGCGGAGACCTTCCGCCGCGACGCCGAAGAGGAAGAGGTCGAGGAGCGCAACACCCCGGTCCGTCTGCGGGGGTCGCAGATCCAGGACATCCGGCGGGAGCTGCTCGACCGTCGTCGCGAGATCGTGCTCGAGGAGCGCGAGAAGGGGAACCTCGACGAAGAGGTCATGCGCCGCGTGCTCGTGACGCTCGACGCCGAGGAGCTCGCGATGGACTCGGCCCAGGCGTCGCGCAGCCGGTCCTGA
- a CDS encoding inorganic phosphate transporter, translating into MDITLIVVLVIALALFFDFTNGFHDTANAMATPIATGAMKPKVAVTVAAVLNLVGAFLSTAVATSISHGLINEGPGGVAISPEMIFAGLIGAVVWNMITWLRGLPSSSSHALFGGLIGAAIVGAGFNAVNYGALLTVVIIPAFLSPVIAALVSFLSTRIAYRITRRPVFPNERGGFRIGQVFTSSMVSLAHGTNDAQKTMGVITLTLIASGAQSSNEGVQFWVIVACALAIALGTYTGGWRIIRTLGSGITEIRATQGFAAEASTAATILASSHLGFALSTTQVSSGSIIGAGLGRRGSKIQWSTAGKIVIAWFITLPASAAVGAVASGIARFGIVGLVIDAVVGAVVILGLYLWSQRKPHEQAAAIEVDVAANAVFTRKELRDLQRKKRAETVAARRAELSRERTLRRMAGRKGGRR; encoded by the coding sequence GTGGACATCACACTCATAGTCGTCCTGGTCATCGCGTTGGCCCTCTTCTTCGACTTCACAAACGGTTTTCACGACACCGCCAACGCGATGGCGACACCGATCGCAACCGGTGCGATGAAGCCCAAGGTGGCCGTCACGGTCGCCGCGGTGCTCAACCTCGTCGGTGCGTTCCTCAGTACGGCCGTCGCGACGTCGATCTCGCACGGCCTCATCAACGAGGGACCCGGTGGCGTCGCGATCAGCCCCGAGATGATCTTCGCGGGACTCATCGGGGCGGTGGTCTGGAACATGATCACGTGGCTCCGCGGGCTGCCGTCGTCGTCCTCGCACGCGCTGTTCGGCGGACTGATCGGTGCCGCGATCGTCGGTGCCGGGTTCAACGCGGTGAACTACGGGGCCCTCCTGACCGTCGTGATCATCCCGGCGTTCCTGTCGCCCGTGATCGCCGCGCTGGTGTCCTTCCTGTCGACACGCATCGCGTACCGGATCACCCGGCGCCCGGTCTTCCCGAACGAACGCGGCGGCTTCCGCATCGGCCAGGTCTTCACCAGCTCGATGGTGTCGCTCGCACACGGCACGAACGACGCGCAGAAGACGATGGGTGTCATCACGCTGACCCTCATCGCCTCGGGTGCGCAGTCGTCGAACGAGGGCGTGCAGTTCTGGGTCATCGTCGCCTGTGCCCTCGCGATCGCGCTCGGCACCTACACCGGCGGCTGGCGCATCATCCGCACCCTCGGGTCGGGCATCACCGAGATCCGCGCCACGCAGGGCTTCGCGGCCGAGGCGTCCACCGCCGCCACGATCCTCGCGTCGAGCCACCTCGGCTTCGCGCTGTCGACCACGCAGGTGTCCTCCGGCTCGATCATCGGTGCCGGGCTCGGTCGCCGTGGTTCGAAGATCCAGTGGTCGACCGCGGGCAAGATCGTCATCGCCTGGTTCATCACGCTCCCGGCCTCGGCCGCCGTCGGCGCCGTCGCGTCGGGCATCGCCCGCTTCGGCATCGTCGGGCTCGTGATCGACGCGGTGGTCGGTGCCGTCGTCATCCTCGGCCTGTACCTCTGGTCGCAGCGCAAGCCGCACGAGCAGGCGGCCGCCATCGAGGTCGACGTCGCCGCGAACGCCGTGTTCACCCGCAAGGAGCTGCGCGACCTGCAGCGCAAGAAGCGCGCGGAGACGGTCGCCGCCCGCCGCGCCGAGCTGAGCCGTGAGCGCACGCTGCGTCGGATGGCCGGACGCAAGGGAGGCCGTCGCTGA